One genomic segment of Methanorbis rubei includes these proteins:
- a CDS encoding peroxiredoxin — protein MPRLGEPAPEFVAETTHGQIKLSDYKDKKWVVLFSHPADFTPVCTTEFAAFSKVYPEFEKRNVALIGLSIDSASSHLAWIKDIKEKLGVAVPFPVIADLDTRVASLYGMIQPAMSTTAACRAVFFIDPHGVLRAMIYYPLTTGRYVPEILRVIDALQVNEKYHVATPANWQPGDKVIVPAPRTQAEMEEREKISSPDKKTWYLLMKDL, from the coding sequence ATGCCCCGTCTCGGTGAACCGGCTCCGGAGTTTGTCGCGGAAACTACGCACGGCCAGATCAAACTCTCCGACTACAAAGACAAGAAATGGGTCGTGCTGTTTTCCCATCCGGCAGACTTCACTCCTGTCTGCACGACCGAGTTTGCGGCATTTTCCAAAGTCTACCCAGAGTTTGAGAAGAGAAACGTTGCATTAATCGGTCTTTCGATTGACAGCGCCTCTTCGCATCTCGCCTGGATAAAAGACATCAAGGAAAAGCTCGGAGTTGCCGTTCCCTTCCCGGTCATTGCTGATCTGGATACGAGAGTTGCCTCACTCTACGGCATGATCCAGCCGGCAATGAGCACAACCGCCGCGTGCCGTGCGGTGTTCTTCATTGATCCACATGGCGTTCTTCGTGCGATGATCTATTACCCGCTGACGACCGGCCGGTATGTGCCTGAGATTCTGCGGGTGATTGATGCACTGCAGGTGAATGAGAAGTATCATGTGGCAACGCCTGCAAACTGGCAGCCGGGAGACAAGGTTATTGTTCCTGCGCCAAGGACTCAGGCCGAGATGGAGGAACGCGAGAAGATTTCGAGTCCTGACAAGAAGACCTGGTATCTTCTGATGAAGGATCTTTGA
- a CDS encoding winged helix-turn-helix transcriptional regulator — MMSIDSAATGEMARVAACIRENPGISSDAIAQKTGIPQFWTDHAVRKLKRRSLILVIMRDGVSTYWVRREPKCAEEKILQEIMGRDVLHRIFSEIFERPGASAEEIAKRTGLSGVRVGWHLSRLEMFGAVVGEEVLGLKKYRTADMFREAYEIYQ; from the coding sequence ATGATGAGTATTGATTCTGCGGCAACGGGTGAGATGGCGAGAGTTGCCGCATGTATCCGGGAAAATCCCGGGATATCATCAGATGCAATAGCGCAAAAAACCGGCATCCCGCAGTTCTGGACAGATCATGCAGTCCGAAAACTGAAGAGACGATCACTCATTCTGGTAATCATGAGAGACGGGGTCTCTACCTACTGGGTGCGGCGGGAACCAAAATGTGCCGAGGAAAAAATTTTGCAGGAGATCATGGGCCGTGATGTTCTTCACCGGATATTTTCAGAAATTTTCGAGAGACCGGGAGCTTCAGCAGAAGAGATTGCAAAGCGGACCGGGCTGTCCGGAGTGCGGGTCGGCTGGCATCTCTCGAGGCTGGAGATGTTTGGTGCAGTTGTTGGAGAAGAGGTTTTGGGATTGAAAAAATATCGGACTGCGGATATGTTTAGAGAAGCGTACGAAATATATCAGTGA
- a CDS encoding PEGA domain-containing protein — protein MIRIHRYMIVLLLVIVFASSGCIGTPTETDYSEVPFAIFGHSTILPQENLTSDQYLKKYNETYGPLSPPTNVQDFTLMFFDNPYLLDPPETIQLTFLIYGDPYTCILKNSVPNQSRYYGIYWGQLTEDPATLFNIRLGYGNAVSASIPWQEKRIEIHPIQSEKYVSQIPTTKEGVGSFHRVHIVYMRDDPDVVFHSPVYPAEKTGSLLVKAVPPDAYVIIDDVVIGYADGHHPWTNIPTGNHMVKVAKAGYDEYCMEVNISDESNAKIAAVLNRSVSSAGLVVNAVPLESEVYVDKKHFFGSVYYPDIHITGISPGVHTVRIEAEGYDSLTLENFSFTKGYVYHIKNIRLAKSGSGQMIDLQDLEITLEKM, from the coding sequence ATGATCCGCATACATCGCTATATGATAGTTTTGCTCCTTGTGATCGTTTTTGCATCATCCGGATGTATCGGGACGCCAACCGAAACAGATTACTCAGAAGTTCCTTTCGCAATTTTTGGACACAGTACCATTCTTCCGCAGGAGAATCTGACCTCTGATCAATATCTGAAAAAATACAATGAAACCTATGGCCCGCTTTCTCCTCCGACGAATGTGCAGGATTTCACGCTGATGTTTTTTGACAATCCTTATCTTTTGGATCCGCCGGAAACCATTCAGCTCACCTTTCTGATCTACGGAGACCCGTACACCTGCATTCTGAAAAACAGTGTTCCCAATCAAAGCAGATATTATGGAATCTACTGGGGGCAGCTCACCGAAGATCCTGCAACATTGTTTAATATTCGGCTCGGTTATGGAAACGCTGTTTCAGCGAGCATTCCCTGGCAGGAAAAACGCATCGAGATACATCCCATTCAATCAGAAAAATATGTGTCACAGATTCCAACCACCAAAGAGGGAGTAGGATCTTTTCATCGGGTGCATATCGTCTATATGCGTGATGATCCGGATGTTGTGTTCCACTCGCCTGTGTATCCTGCAGAAAAAACCGGATCACTTCTGGTGAAAGCCGTGCCGCCGGACGCGTATGTCATTATTGATGATGTGGTTATCGGGTACGCTGACGGTCATCATCCATGGACCAACATTCCGACTGGAAACCATATGGTGAAAGTTGCGAAGGCAGGGTATGATGAGTACTGCATGGAGGTGAACATCTCTGATGAATCGAACGCTAAGATCGCTGCTGTTCTGAACAGATCAGTCTCTTCGGCAGGACTTGTGGTGAATGCAGTTCCGCTCGAGTCCGAGGTGTATGTGGATAAAAAACATTTCTTCGGCAGTGTGTACTATCCGGATATTCACATCACGGGCATCAGCCCGGGAGTACATACTGTTCGCATTGAGGCTGAAGGATATGATTCACTCACTCTCGAAAACTTCAGTTTCACCAAAGGTTATGTCTATCATATCAAAAACATCAGACTTGCCAAGTCCGGCTCCGGCCAGATGATCGATTTGCAGGATCTGGAGATAACTCTGGAAAAAATGTAA
- a CDS encoding flavodoxin family protein, with product MSKKILILNGSPRPKGNTAVLIDSFVKGAVASGNSVTRFDLEKMDIHPCLGCLSGGKDPKSPCVQKDAMDEIYPVFQEAEVVVFACPMYFWSFTAQLKACVDRLFAVMESDLQSSSGKECILLMPAEEDSEKNFAPVVSYYQTLAENLGWKDVGMILAGGVMEVGDISGKPVLLEAEALGRSVV from the coding sequence ATGAGCAAAAAAATTCTGATTCTCAACGGCAGCCCGCGACCGAAAGGCAATACTGCGGTGCTGATTGATTCGTTTGTGAAGGGAGCGGTCGCTTCCGGAAATTCTGTTACGCGGTTTGATCTGGAGAAGATGGATATTCATCCGTGTCTTGGATGTCTGTCCGGCGGAAAGGATCCAAAAAGTCCGTGCGTTCAGAAGGATGCGATGGATGAGATTTATCCGGTCTTTCAGGAGGCGGAGGTTGTGGTGTTTGCATGCCCGATGTACTTCTGGAGTTTTACTGCGCAGTTGAAGGCATGTGTTGATCGCTTGTTTGCGGTGATGGAGAGCGATCTTCAAAGCTCGAGTGGAAAGGAGTGTATTCTTCTGATGCCTGCCGAGGAGGATTCTGAGAAAAATTTTGCTCCGGTAGTGAGTTATTATCAGACTCTTGCGGAAAATCTTGGATGGAAAGATGTAGGAATGATTCTTGCGGGAGGCGTGATGGAGGTCGGGGATATTT
- a CDS encoding histidine phosphatase family protein — MNFDDLIPSSDRTHHLYEGIPIYERRFKDIGPFKFPGLAVACDAAGACHITFSGEPAYAERYDWTGDFAEGVAAVRDANGRYFHIDQNGKPIAYDTYLYATDFVAGSAVVYHETFGATHITTAGELLYGDWYFDARPFKEGVAEVRDENGWLMIDPAGTVLGQAKKPVDIFPVHGNVRRVLSENQIPKVLQTSDWDAAAVLMRHGERQPFIKGEPGSTKVLTARGRRQAREFGAALPDVPVCTYASPMVRCVQTGNEILAGAKASGTTEESLMLGTPSAYVADDELVREFYVVNPVKTMSLRYVAGETLPGHYPADVGTRRMFDFVSDTLADGEISVCVTHDAWIVPFVSLLTGYDFTNDWPDFLDGCILMRRDGKYFLWWRGREYPIAR, encoded by the coding sequence ATGAACTTCGATGATCTGATCCCAAGCTCAGACAGGACGCATCATCTCTACGAAGGGATACCGATCTATGAACGAAGATTCAAAGATATCGGGCCGTTCAAATTTCCGGGACTCGCGGTTGCCTGCGATGCGGCAGGGGCATGTCACATAACATTCTCCGGAGAGCCTGCGTATGCTGAGCGATACGACTGGACCGGAGACTTTGCCGAAGGAGTTGCCGCAGTTAGGGACGCAAACGGCCGCTACTTTCACATCGATCAGAACGGAAAACCGATCGCTTACGACACGTATCTGTATGCGACGGATTTTGTCGCTGGTTCTGCGGTTGTGTATCATGAAACATTCGGGGCGACCCACATCACCACCGCAGGCGAGCTGCTTTACGGAGACTGGTACTTTGATGCCCGGCCTTTCAAAGAAGGAGTCGCCGAAGTTCGGGATGAAAACGGCTGGCTGATGATTGATCCGGCAGGAACAGTCCTTGGCCAGGCCAAAAAGCCTGTAGATATATTTCCCGTCCACGGAAACGTCCGCCGCGTTCTTTCGGAAAACCAGATCCCCAAAGTTTTGCAAACCTCAGACTGGGACGCGGCAGCAGTTCTGATGCGGCATGGAGAACGCCAGCCGTTCATCAAAGGAGAGCCCGGCTCAACAAAAGTTCTGACCGCACGTGGAAGAAGGCAGGCGCGGGAGTTTGGAGCTGCACTTCCTGATGTGCCTGTCTGCACATACGCAAGCCCGATGGTTCGATGCGTGCAGACCGGCAATGAAATTCTTGCAGGAGCAAAAGCATCCGGAACAACAGAAGAGAGTCTGATGCTTGGAACGCCGAGCGCGTATGTTGCAGACGATGAACTGGTCCGGGAGTTTTATGTGGTAAATCCGGTTAAGACGATGAGCCTCCGCTATGTCGCAGGCGAAACCCTGCCCGGGCATTATCCTGCGGATGTCGGTACCCGCCGGATGTTTGATTTTGTTTCAGACACGCTTGCCGACGGAGAAATTTCCGTCTGCGTCACGCATGATGCATGGATTGTTCCTTTCGTTTCCCTCCTAACCGGCTATGATTTTACGAATGACTGGCCCGACTTTCTGGACGGCTGCATTCTGATGCGGCGTGACGGGAAATATTTCCTGTGGTGGCGGGGAAGAGAGTATCCGATAGCTCGGTGA
- a CDS encoding type II glyceraldehyde-3-phosphate dehydrogenase: MIKVAVNGYGTIGKRVADAVAAQPDMEIIGVSKTKPGAEAFVAKERGYPLYIADITKKESFEKAGIQVAGSVSDMIQKADIIVDATPGGVGEGNKALYEKYGKKAIWQGGEDHEVAGFSFNSSCNYAEAIGKQFARVVSCNTTGLCRIINLIDTAFGVKKVRATMVRRGGDPGDVKRGPIDAIVLNPVTIPSHHGPDVQSILPNINIVTSAMIVPTTLMHMHFLNMELKNPATKEQVIELIKAHSRLGLIEKSTGIISTAELKEYACDLLRPRGDLWENGIFKDSISVLEGTDLYLFQAIHQEADVVVETVDCIRAMAGSVKTASESIAITNKAVGLTAIR, from the coding sequence ATGATCAAGGTCGCAGTCAACGGATACGGAACCATCGGAAAACGTGTGGCTGATGCAGTAGCCGCACAGCCTGACATGGAGATCATCGGCGTCTCCAAAACCAAACCCGGTGCAGAAGCATTCGTCGCAAAAGAACGCGGGTACCCGCTCTATATCGCAGACATCACCAAAAAGGAAAGCTTCGAGAAAGCAGGCATTCAGGTTGCCGGCAGTGTCTCGGACATGATCCAGAAGGCTGACATCATCGTTGACGCAACTCCCGGAGGAGTTGGCGAAGGCAACAAAGCCCTGTACGAAAAATACGGCAAAAAAGCAATCTGGCAGGGCGGCGAGGACCACGAAGTCGCAGGATTTTCCTTCAACTCCTCCTGCAATTACGCAGAAGCGATCGGAAAACAGTTTGCCCGCGTGGTATCCTGCAACACCACCGGTTTATGCCGGATCATCAACCTGATCGACACAGCCTTTGGCGTCAAAAAAGTACGGGCCACCATGGTTCGCCGCGGAGGCGACCCGGGCGATGTCAAACGCGGGCCGATCGATGCAATTGTTCTCAATCCGGTGACCATTCCCTCCCATCACGGCCCTGATGTGCAGAGCATTCTGCCAAACATCAACATCGTCACCTCTGCAATGATTGTGCCGACAACCTTGATGCACATGCACTTCCTCAACATGGAGCTGAAGAATCCTGCAACCAAAGAGCAGGTCATCGAACTTATCAAAGCGCACTCAAGACTCGGTCTTATTGAGAAGAGCACTGGAATTATCAGCACCGCAGAACTCAAGGAGTATGCCTGCGACCTGCTTCGCCCGAGAGGCGATCTCTGGGAGAACGGCATCTTCAAAGACTCCATCTCGGTTCTCGAAGGAACGGATCTCTATCTGTTCCAGGCGATTCATCAGGAGGCAGACGTTGTTGTCGAAACTGTTGACTGCATCCGTGCGATGGCTGGCAGCGTGAAGACCGCATCCGAATCGATTGCGATCACCAACAAAGCGGTCGGCCTTACCGCCATCAGATAA
- a CDS encoding YdeI/OmpD-associated family protein: MEAKNILGITTREAFREWLAENHDKETECWMIAKKGKIPPEDFVWYLDSVEEVLCFGWIDTTHKNIDGVDMQKFTPRAPRSPWSELNKERCRRLEKLGLVTDAGRAVLPDMSEKSFVIDDEIMLAFKENPAAWDNFKSFPSLYQRVRIDSIQRDKKKDRAVFEKRVKKLIEQSAAGKMFGDWNDYGRLTEY, from the coding sequence ATGGAGGCAAAAAATATTCTTGGCATCACCACAAGAGAGGCATTTCGGGAGTGGTTAGCAGAAAATCATGACAAGGAAACGGAATGCTGGATGATCGCAAAGAAAGGAAAAATACCGCCTGAAGATTTTGTCTGGTATCTTGATTCAGTGGAAGAAGTCCTTTGTTTTGGATGGATAGATACAACACATAAAAACATCGATGGCGTGGATATGCAGAAGTTCACTCCCCGGGCACCGAGGAGCCCGTGGTCGGAATTAAATAAGGAACGTTGCCGCAGATTAGAAAAACTGGGGCTTGTGACGGACGCAGGGCGTGCGGTTTTGCCGGATATGTCGGAGAAGAGCTTTGTCATAGATGATGAGATCATGCTGGCGTTCAAAGAAAATCCGGCGGCATGGGATAATTTCAAAAGTTTTCCTTCTCTCTATCAGCGTGTCCGTATCGATTCCATACAGCGTGACAAAAAGAAAGACAGAGCTGTGTTTGAAAAAAGAGTGAAAAAACTGATTGAGCAGTCTGCGGCAGGAAAGATGTTCGGAGACTGGAATGATTATGGACGTCTGACTGAATATTAG
- a CDS encoding winged helix-turn-helix transcriptional regulator — MGTGGVKTDSKTRLRISLLLNLLLLAAICCLLLISITGENSGSYSDDEYRAYQNSVYYGLDATYPEYLAQKYPEKYTNTKLGIFYLADVRPITSDTLKISEMKTVIKITDEDFRSHPALGKIFIANAPFTTVQLSQEEYNNLAIYFQEGVIIEWNGTLYQSFVVSGIMLGAAAVLGTGLFLFACTRRKISDDPASRVMQIAEYIKTHPGCSMSDIITNTGFSRGSVSYNLHRLRAAGRIQKITRHGVVRYYSSHAETNTLDEYLSDILRKEKPSQIFEAVRNHPGITQKEIAKATKLSVSTVQWHLTRMVLDAVIEQTREKKMNHYMIRPEYLDVHKEMQNRTTKHK; from the coding sequence GTGGGAACAGGAGGTGTAAAAACGGATTCAAAAACGCGCCTTCGAATTTCACTTCTACTTAATCTTCTTCTGCTCGCAGCAATATGCTGTCTTCTTCTCATCTCAATCACCGGAGAAAATTCTGGATCATATTCAGACGACGAGTACCGTGCCTACCAGAACTCGGTCTATTACGGACTTGACGCAACCTACCCCGAGTACCTCGCACAAAAGTATCCGGAAAAATATACCAACACAAAGCTCGGCATCTTTTATCTCGCAGACGTTCGGCCCATCACCTCAGACACGCTGAAGATCAGCGAGATGAAGACTGTGATCAAAATCACCGACGAAGACTTCCGCAGTCATCCTGCACTTGGAAAAATATTCATCGCAAACGCTCCCTTCACCACCGTACAGCTGAGTCAGGAAGAGTACAACAATCTGGCGATCTACTTTCAAGAAGGAGTTATCATCGAATGGAACGGTACCCTCTACCAGTCATTCGTCGTCTCAGGCATCATGCTCGGAGCGGCCGCAGTACTTGGAACAGGACTCTTTCTCTTCGCCTGCACCAGAAGAAAGATCTCAGATGACCCGGCGTCTCGTGTGATGCAGATTGCCGAGTACATCAAAACGCATCCCGGCTGCTCCATGAGTGACATCATCACCAACACCGGATTTTCCAGAGGTTCTGTTTCCTACAATCTTCACAGGCTTAGAGCCGCAGGACGGATACAAAAAATCACCCGTCACGGTGTCGTCCGCTACTACTCCTCGCATGCAGAGACGAACACTCTTGACGAGTACCTCTCAGACATTCTCAGAAAAGAAAAACCTTCACAGATTTTTGAAGCAGTGCGGAATCATCCCGGGATTACCCAGAAAGAGATAGCAAAAGCAACAAAACTGTCGGTCTCAACCGTACAATGGCATCTGACACGAATGGTTTTGGACGCTGTCATAGAACAGACGCGGGAGAAGAAGATGAACCATTATATGATACGACCTGAGTACCTCGATGTGCATAAAGAGATGCAAAACAGAACAACCAAACATAAATGA
- the putP gene encoding sodium/proline symporter PutP yields the protein MLDWNLIGIGAAFIIYFAVMIYIGFFYFKKTKTTSDYVLGGRKLHPFVAAMSAEASDMSGWLLLGLPGLAYATGMSAAGWTAIGLAIGTYLNWKFIAKRLRIYTHKAKDSLTIPEFITNRFNEKRGFITAIASVFILIFFIVYTSAQFKAGGVLFSSLMTIYGVDLSAIGITDVSTLYVAGVLVCALIVVCYTFTGGFRAVCITDTIQGLLMLFALILVPVIACIVLFGDGITFASAGIDPEMFSLFHQYDAASGVFEFVSVFTIVSGLAWGFGYFGQPHILPRFMAIENPEEVPKARMAAMVWVILSLSAAIFVGLIGQLMFPDPATLGGNPEEVFIQMTGSVFGALPFIAGIIYCGILGAVMSTASSQLLVASSSISQDIYKNLINKSAPDRRLLMISRVTVLAVSAIAIILALNQASTVFNIVANAWAGFGCTFGTVILLGLFWKRMNWQGALAGIIVGGVVSLGWGTYLAGPTGLYEMVPGVIASLIAIYVVSKLTAEPEKEITDLYDEYVAEIGDRST from the coding sequence GTGTTAGATTGGAACTTAATTGGTATCGGAGCGGCATTCATAATTTATTTTGCCGTAATGATCTACATCGGGTTCTTCTATTTTAAGAAGACCAAAACCACAAGTGACTACGTTCTCGGAGGCCGTAAGCTGCACCCGTTTGTTGCGGCAATGTCTGCCGAAGCATCAGATATGAGCGGATGGCTCCTGCTTGGTCTGCCGGGTCTTGCCTATGCAACCGGCATGTCTGCGGCAGGCTGGACTGCAATCGGTCTTGCAATCGGTACCTACCTGAACTGGAAGTTCATTGCAAAACGCCTGAGAATCTATACCCACAAGGCAAAGGATTCTCTGACCATTCCTGAGTTCATCACGAACCGTTTCAATGAGAAGAGAGGATTCATCACTGCAATTGCATCAGTTTTCATTCTGATCTTCTTCATCGTCTACACCTCTGCCCAGTTCAAGGCAGGAGGAGTTCTGTTCAGCTCCCTGATGACGATCTACGGCGTTGACTTAAGCGCAATCGGTATCACGGATGTTTCCACACTCTATGTCGCAGGCGTTCTTGTCTGTGCACTGATTGTGGTCTGTTATACCTTCACCGGAGGATTCCGTGCAGTGTGTATCACCGATACCATTCAGGGTCTTCTGATGCTGTTCGCTCTGATTCTTGTGCCGGTCATTGCCTGCATTGTTCTCTTCGGCGACGGCATTACGTTTGCAAGCGCAGGAATTGATCCTGAGATGTTCTCGCTGTTCCATCAGTATGATGCGGCAAGCGGTGTGTTTGAGTTCGTGTCGGTGTTTACGATTGTATCAGGACTTGCATGGGGATTCGGTTACTTTGGCCAGCCCCACATTCTGCCAAGATTTATGGCAATCGAGAATCCCGAAGAGGTGCCAAAGGCACGTATGGCTGCAATGGTCTGGGTTATTCTGTCTTTGTCTGCGGCAATCTTTGTTGGTCTGATCGGTCAGCTGATGTTCCCGGATCCGGCAACTCTCGGCGGAAACCCTGAGGAGGTTTTCATCCAGATGACGGGATCGGTGTTTGGTGCTCTGCCGTTTATTGCAGGTATCATCTACTGTGGTATCCTCGGGGCAGTGATGAGTACTGCTTCGTCCCAGCTTCTTGTTGCATCCTCTTCGATCTCGCAGGATATCTACAAGAATCTGATCAATAAGTCTGCACCTGACAGAAGACTTCTGATGATCTCTCGTGTGACGGTGCTGGCAGTTTCTGCAATTGCAATCATCCTTGCCTTAAATCAGGCAAGCACGGTGTTCAATATTGTGGCAAATGCCTGGGCAGGTTTCGGCTGTACGTTTGGTACGGTAATTCTGCTTGGACTGTTCTGGAAGAGAATGAACTGGCAGGGGGCACTTGCTGGTATCATTGTCGGAGGAGTGGTGTCTCTTGGCTGGGGTACGTATCTCGCAGGCCCGACCGGTCTGTATGAGATGGTGCCCGGAGTTATCGCGAGTCTGATTGCAATTTATGTGGTCTCAAAGCTTACGGCAGAGCCGGAGAAGGAGATCACGGATTTGTACGATGAGTACGTTGCAGAGATTGGCGACCGAAGTACCTGA